A portion of the Chelonia mydas isolate rCheMyd1 chromosome 23, rCheMyd1.pri.v2, whole genome shotgun sequence genome contains these proteins:
- the RPL18 gene encoding 60S ribosomal protein L18 isoform X1, whose amino-acid sequence MGVDIRHNKDRKVRRTEPKSQDIYLRLLVKVTPPWGSAGGQDAWVLSTAQGGEWGLVGGGAGSEDSWVLSPVLQGRGLGMRTPGRQDTWVLGLALLLSNVTCVSTARRACHCLSFPMVPTGGGRQGLPLMAVSPQLYRFLARRTSSRFNKVVLKRLFMSRTNRPPLALSRMIRKMKLPGRDNKTAVVVGTITDDIRIHNIPKLKVCALRVTQGARSRILKAGGQIMTFDQLAMAAPKGQGTVLLSGPRKGREVYRHFGKAPGTPHSHTKPYVRSKGRKFERARGRRASRGYKN is encoded by the exons ATG GGTGTCGATATCCGACACAACAAGGACCGCAAGGTTCGCCGCACGGAGCCCAAGAGTCAGGATATCTACCTGCGCCTGCTGGTCAAGGTAACGcccccctgggggtctgcagggggccaggacgcctgggttctctccacagctcagggaggggagtgggggctagtggggggaggagctgggagcgaggactcctgggttctatccccagttctgcaggggagggggctgggaatgaggactcctgggaggcaggacacctgggttctaggactggctctgctgctgtctAATGTGACCTGTGTAAGCACAGCCAGGAGAGCctgtcactgcctcagtttccccatggtgcccacggggggggggcggcaaggGCTCCCCCTGATGGCTGTGTCCCCCCAGCTGTACCGCTTCCTGGCGCGCCGCACCAGCTCCCGCTTCAACAAGGTCGTCCTGAAACGCCTCTTCATGAGCCGCACCAACCGCCCGCCGCTCGCCCTCTCCCGCATG atcCGCAAGATGAAGCTCCCAGGGCGGGATAACAAGACGGCCGTGGTGGTGGGAACCATCACCGACGACATCCGCATCCACAACATCCCTAAGCTGAAG GTCTGTGCCCTGCGGGTGACCCAAGGAGCCCGCAGTCGCATCCTGAAGGCGGGGGGTCAGATCATGACCTTTGACCAGCTGGCCATGGCAGCCCCCAAGGGCCAGGGCACTGTGCTGCTCTCAG GGCCCAGGAAGGGACGCGAGGTGTACCGGCACTTTGGCAAGGCCCCCGGCACCCCCCACAGTCACACCAA gcCCTACGTGCGCTCCAAGGGGCGGAAGTTCGAGCGGGCCCGAGGCCGCCGCGCCAGCCGGGGCTACAAGAACTAA
- the SPHK2 gene encoding sphingosine kinase 2 isoform X2 encodes MNLTLGPYGEGAETLLHGEFGAYPSKGSRYALSLTQMALHIQRLVPKPETDQRTVVPLAEVVGCHTLRSRAPTDRAAYFSVYAYPLKKRKVAVGLGRGRQRAARTFQVDGADDYEKNQAVAEKWAAAIKCLVLGIPVSSETEIAPSLLPRPRRLLLLLNPFGGRGLALQWCQTHVLPMITEADISFNLIQTERPNHARELVKGINLAEWDGIVAISGDGLLYEVLNGLMERHDWEEAIKMPVGILPSGSGNALAGAINCNAGLEQVLGLELLLNCTLLLCHAAVAPLDLVAITMASGARCFSCLSVAWGFVSDVDIESEKYRHMGAARFTLGTLVRLASMHTYRGRLSYLPATDATAHRPISRSITVAPNGRLPLQRLPLHRALSDMGLCEERHAFRGVEPAPVPCPSPGSPPPSSASVLPPPSFSFEPGPGELLASGAGEARVGGPPDELLVPLGQPVPGSWMTVEDNFVLVLAIYQSHLGADLFTAPFARFDDGLIHLCFIKAGISRAALIRLFLAMEKGSHFEQECPHLVHVPVRAFRLEPLTHKGILTVDGERVEYGPIQGQVHQGLARLITGVNRLKIASG; translated from the exons ATGAACCTCACCCTGGGCCCGTATGGCGAGGGCGCGGAGACGCTGCTGCACGGGGAGTTTGGGGCTTACCCCTCCAAGGGCTCCCGCTACGCCCTCAGCCTGACCCAGATGGCGCTGCACATCCAGCGGCTGGTGCCCAAGCCAGAGACGGACCAGCGCACCGTGGTGCCCCTGGCCGAGGTGGTGGGCTGCCACACGCTGCGCAGTCGGGCACCGACCGACCGGGCGGCATACTTCTCGGTCTATGCCTACCCGCTGAAGAAGAGGAAGGTGGCAGTGGGGTTGGGGCGCGGGCGGCAGAGGGCGGCACGGACCTTCCAGGTGGATGGGGCTGACGACTACGAGAAGAACCAAGCGGTGGCAGAGAAGTGGGCGGCTGCCATCAAGTGCCTGGTGCTGGGCATCCCTGTCTCCAGCGAAACAG AGATcgctcccagcctcctgccgcGCCCGCGccggctgctcctgctgctgaacCCATtcgggggcaggggcctggcccTCCAGTGGTGCCAGACCCACGTGCTGCCCATGATCACGGAGGCGGACATCAGCTTTAACTTGATCCAGACAG aGAGGCCTAACCACGCCCGGGAGCTGGTGAAGGGCATCAACCTGGCAGAATGGGATGGGATCGTCGCCATCTCGGGGGATGGGCTCCTATATGAG GTTCTCAACGGGCTGATGGAGCGCCATGACTGGGAGGAGGCGATCAAGATGCCGGTTGGGATTTTACCGAGTGGTTCGGGGAACGCCTTAGCCGGAGCCATCAACTGTAACGCAGG gctggagcaggtgctgggcctggagctgctgctgaacTGCACCCTGCTGCTGTGCCATGCAGCCGTGGCCCCACTGGACCTGGTGGCCATCACCATGGCCTCGGGGGCCCGCTGCTTCTCCTGCCTCAGCGTGGCCTGGGGCTTCGTCTCGGACGTGGACATCGAGAGCGAGAAGTACCGGCACATGGGTGCCGCCCGGTTCACGCTGGGCACCCTGGTGCGCCTGGCCTCCATGCACACCTACCGCGGGCGCCTCTCCTACCTGCCTGCCACCGATGCCACCGCCCACCGGCCCATCTCCCGCAGCATCACCGTGGCCCCCAACGGCCGCCTGCCCCTGCAGCGCCTGCCCCTGCATCGCGCCCTGTCCGACATGGGGTTGTGCGAGGAGCGCCACGCCTTCCGGGGGGTCGAGCCagcccctgtgccctgcccctcgcccggctccccgcccccctcctccgcCTCCGTCCTGCCCCCGCCCAGCTTCTCCTTCGAGCCCGGGCCAGGGGAACTGCTGGCCAGCGGGGCAGGCGAGGCCCGGGTGGGCGGCCCCCCAGACGAGCTGCTGGTGCCGCTGGGGCAGCCGGTGCCCGGCTCCTGGATGACAGTGGAGGACAACTTTGTGCTGGTGCTGGCCATTTACCAGAGCCACCTGGGGGCTGACCTCTTCACCGCCCCCTTTGCCCGCTTCGACGACGGGCTCATCCACCTCTGCTTCATCAAAGCCGGCATCTCCCGCGCCGCCCTGATCCGCCTCTTCCTGGCCATGGAGAAGGGCAGCCACTTTGAGCAGGAGTGTCCCCACCTCGTCCACGTGCCCGTCCGGGCCTTCCGCCTGGAGCCCCTCACCCACAAGGGCATCCTGACCGTGGACGGCGAGCGGGTGGAGTATGGCCCCATCCAGGGCCAAGTGCACCAGGGCCTCGCCAGACTCATCACCGGCGTCAATCGCCTCAAGATTGCCAGCGGCTAA
- the LOC114021181 gene encoding uncharacterized protein LOC114021181 isoform X3 — protein MLQPSPPPALQISPYSLSGAHYGPEHEVRDEAPGRAQRGARRNLLEPQRRRIRPGCRLPGEAPEDKVEAPSGIGDLVLAAELMEMAGASPCYAQHRGGTQPAVQHDHGAYGIPQEPAALGRMVRELQEMVHWQSQLLQSSQEALAASQERCQELQERSESECWALASELGQRIAALEAENRNLRCERDQLESRTRGLREELERSRSSMLHVGQKLKEQGGRARPGRFCLASIRDNGKWLRFYTGFGSAQRLAAFLAFLTEGEPRRGAEAGPPSALSPEDQLFLVLVRLRLGLLLQDLAFRFQLSEATASRYWLSWTQLMETRLAQVPVRCSPRYVERFEPQRASRVGGVPLVVLDCAQLCFEGRGRQLYALQGCALAAPSGFLAFCCSAALPGGEGGGRAGAAPLPAGRPRGPQRPAGGGLPAGAQPGQPG, from the exons ATGttgcagcccagcccccctccagcGCTGCAG aTCTCCCCGTACAGCCTCTCCGGCGCCCACTACGGGCCGGAACACGAAGTGCGGGATGAGGCGCCCGGCAGAGCTCAGCGAGGCGCCCGGAGGAACCTGCTGGAGCCCCAAAGAAGGAGAATCCGTCCGGGCTGCCGGCTGCCAGGAGAGGCACCTGAGGACAAAG TGGAAGCCCCGTCTGGCATTGGGGACCTGGTTCTGGCAGCCGAGCTGATGGAGATGGCGGGGGCATCCCCCTGCTATGCCCAGCACCGGGGCGGGACCCAGCCGGCCGTGCAGCACGACCATGGGGCCTACGGCATCCCACAGGAGCCGGCCGCACTGGGCCGCATGGTGCGGGAGCTGCAGGAGAtggtgcactggcagagccagctgctgcagagctCGCAGGAGGCCCTGGCTGCCAGCCAGGAGCgctgccaggagctgcag GAGAGGTCGGAGAGCGAGTGCTGGGCGCTGGCGTCGGAGCTGGGCCAGCGGATCGCGGCGCTGGAGGCGGAGAACCGGAACCTGCGGTGCGAGCGGGACCAGCTGGAGAGCCGGACGCGGGGGCTGCGGgaggagctggagcggagccgcaGCTCGATGCTGCACGTCGGCCAGAAGCTGAAGGAGCAggggggccgggccaggccgggccggttCTGCCTGGCCAGCATCCGGGACAACGGCAAGTGGCTGCGGTTCTACACTGGCTTCGGCAGCGCCCAGCGCCTGGCCGCGTTCCTGGCCTTCCTGACTGAGGGGGAGCCGCGGCGGGGGGCCGAAGCGGGCCCCCCCAGCGCCCTGAGCCCCGAGGACCAGCTCTTCCTGGTGCTGGTGcggctgcggctggggctgctcctgcaggatctggcctttcGCTTCCAGCTCTCCGAGGCCACCGCCTCCCGCTACTGGCTCAGCTGGACCCAGCTCATGGAGACCCGGCTGGCCCAG gtgCCGGTGCGGTGCAGCCCGCGCTACGTGGAGCGCTTCGAGCCGCAGCGGGCGTCCCGGGTCGGGGGCGTCCCGCTGGTGGTGCTGGACTGCGCCCAGCTCTGCTTCGAGGGCCGGGGCCGGCAGCTCTATGCCCTGCAGGGCTGTGCCCTGGCCGCCCCCAGTGGCTTCCTGGCCTTCTGCTGCAGTGCTGCCCtaccgggcggggagggggggggcagggccggggctgcCCCCCTTCCTGCGGGACGGCCCCGTGGCCCTCAGCGCCCAGCAGGGGGAGGCCTGCCTGCAGGTGCTCAGCCTGGCCAGCCTGGCTGA
- the LOC114021181 gene encoding uncharacterized protein LOC114021181 isoform X2, whose translation MRRPAELSEAPGGTCWSPKEGESVRAAGCQERHLRTKERSESECWALASELGQRIAALEAENRNLRCERDQLESRTRGLREELERSRSSMLHVGQKLKEQGGRARPGRFCLASIRDNGKWLRFYTGFGSAQRLAAFLAFLTEGEPRRGAEAGPPSALSPEDQLFLVLVRLRLGLLLQDLAFRFQLSEATASRYWLSWTQLMETRLAQVSPPAGPAPPEGKGPVPHSRPPSQSVPALGRDGSWRPLEGSRGIVEGLVHPSHGEEAWPRPPKGQGLPGGIGRPPKWGGGVVPPTWEGGVAWRGWSPHMRMGVARRAPRPAGQGLTLPSPSPQVPVRCSPRYVERFEPQRASRVGGVPLVVLDCAQLCFEGRGRQLYALQGCALAAPSGFLAFCCSAALPGGEGGGRAGAAPLPAGRPRGPQRPAGGGLPAGAQPGQPG comes from the exons ATGAGGCGCCCGGCAGAGCTCAGCGAGGCGCCCGGAGGAACCTGCTGGAGCCCCAAAGAAGGAGAATCCGTCCGGGCTGCCGGCTGCCAGGAGAGGCACCTGAGGACAAAG GAGAGGTCGGAGAGCGAGTGCTGGGCGCTGGCGTCGGAGCTGGGCCAGCGGATCGCGGCGCTGGAGGCGGAGAACCGGAACCTGCGGTGCGAGCGGGACCAGCTGGAGAGCCGGACGCGGGGGCTGCGGgaggagctggagcggagccgcaGCTCGATGCTGCACGTCGGCCAGAAGCTGAAGGAGCAggggggccgggccaggccgggccggttCTGCCTGGCCAGCATCCGGGACAACGGCAAGTGGCTGCGGTTCTACACTGGCTTCGGCAGCGCCCAGCGCCTGGCCGCGTTCCTGGCCTTCCTGACTGAGGGGGAGCCGCGGCGGGGGGCCGAAGCGGGCCCCCCCAGCGCCCTGAGCCCCGAGGACCAGCTCTTCCTGGTGCTGGTGcggctgcggctggggctgctcctgcaggatctggcctttcGCTTCCAGCTCTCCGAGGCCACCGCCTCCCGCTACTGGCTCAGCTGGACCCAGCTCATGGAGACCCGGCTGGCCCAGGTGAGCCCCCCCGCGGGGCCAGCACCCCCAGAGGGAAAAGGCCCCGTACCTCATTCCCGGCCCCCGAGccagtcagtccctgccctgggacgggatgggagctggcgccccctagaggggagcAGGGGAATAGTGGAGGGACTGGTCCACCCCTCACATGGGGAGGAGGCatggccccgcccccccaaggGACAGGGGTTGCCTGGAGGGATAGGTAGGCCGCCCAAATGGGGGGGAGGTGTGGTCCCCCCCACCTGGGAAGGGGGTGTGGCCTGGAGGGGCTGGTCCCCACACATGAGAATGGGGGTGGCACGGAGGGCCCCCCGCCCCGCAGGGCAGGGCCTGAcactcccatccccctctccccaggtgCCGGTGCGGTGCAGCCCGCGCTACGTGGAGCGCTTCGAGCCGCAGCGGGCGTCCCGGGTCGGGGGCGTCCCGCTGGTGGTGCTGGACTGCGCCCAGCTCTGCTTCGAGGGCCGGGGCCGGCAGCTCTATGCCCTGCAGGGCTGTGCCCTGGCCGCCCCCAGTGGCTTCCTGGCCTTCTGCTGCAGTGCTGCCCtaccgggcggggagggggggggcagggccggggctgcCCCCCTTCCTGCGGGACGGCCCCGTGGCCCTCAGCGCCCAGCAGGGGGAGGCCTGCCTGCAGGTGCTCAGCCTGGCCAGCCTGGCTGA
- the SPHK2 gene encoding sphingosine kinase 2 isoform X1: protein MNLTLGPYGEGAETLLHGEFGAYPSKGSRYALSLTQMALHIQRLVPKPETDQRTVVPLAEVVGCHTLRSRAPTDRAAYFSVYAYPLKKRKVAVGLGRGRQRAARTFQVDGADDYEKNQAVAEKWAAAIKCLVLGIPVSSETEIAPSLLPRPRRLLLLLNPFGGRGLALQWCQTHVLPMITEADISFNLIQTERPNHARELVKGINLAEWDGIVAISGDGLLYEVLNGLMERHDWEEAIKMPVGILPSGSGNALAGAINCNAGRLEQVLGLELLLNCTLLLCHAAVAPLDLVAITMASGARCFSCLSVAWGFVSDVDIESEKYRHMGAARFTLGTLVRLASMHTYRGRLSYLPATDATAHRPISRSITVAPNGRLPLQRLPLHRALSDMGLCEERHAFRGVEPAPVPCPSPGSPPPSSASVLPPPSFSFEPGPGELLASGAGEARVGGPPDELLVPLGQPVPGSWMTVEDNFVLVLAIYQSHLGADLFTAPFARFDDGLIHLCFIKAGISRAALIRLFLAMEKGSHFEQECPHLVHVPVRAFRLEPLTHKGILTVDGERVEYGPIQGQVHQGLARLITGVNRLKIASG, encoded by the exons ATGAACCTCACCCTGGGCCCGTATGGCGAGGGCGCGGAGACGCTGCTGCACGGGGAGTTTGGGGCTTACCCCTCCAAGGGCTCCCGCTACGCCCTCAGCCTGACCCAGATGGCGCTGCACATCCAGCGGCTGGTGCCCAAGCCAGAGACGGACCAGCGCACCGTGGTGCCCCTGGCCGAGGTGGTGGGCTGCCACACGCTGCGCAGTCGGGCACCGACCGACCGGGCGGCATACTTCTCGGTCTATGCCTACCCGCTGAAGAAGAGGAAGGTGGCAGTGGGGTTGGGGCGCGGGCGGCAGAGGGCGGCACGGACCTTCCAGGTGGATGGGGCTGACGACTACGAGAAGAACCAAGCGGTGGCAGAGAAGTGGGCGGCTGCCATCAAGTGCCTGGTGCTGGGCATCCCTGTCTCCAGCGAAACAG AGATcgctcccagcctcctgccgcGCCCGCGccggctgctcctgctgctgaacCCATtcgggggcaggggcctggcccTCCAGTGGTGCCAGACCCACGTGCTGCCCATGATCACGGAGGCGGACATCAGCTTTAACTTGATCCAGACAG aGAGGCCTAACCACGCCCGGGAGCTGGTGAAGGGCATCAACCTGGCAGAATGGGATGGGATCGTCGCCATCTCGGGGGATGGGCTCCTATATGAG GTTCTCAACGGGCTGATGGAGCGCCATGACTGGGAGGAGGCGATCAAGATGCCGGTTGGGATTTTACCGAGTGGTTCGGGGAACGCCTTAGCCGGAGCCATCAACTGTAACGCAGG caggctggagcaggtgctgggcctggagctgctgctgaacTGCACCCTGCTGCTGTGCCATGCAGCCGTGGCCCCACTGGACCTGGTGGCCATCACCATGGCCTCGGGGGCCCGCTGCTTCTCCTGCCTCAGCGTGGCCTGGGGCTTCGTCTCGGACGTGGACATCGAGAGCGAGAAGTACCGGCACATGGGTGCCGCCCGGTTCACGCTGGGCACCCTGGTGCGCCTGGCCTCCATGCACACCTACCGCGGGCGCCTCTCCTACCTGCCTGCCACCGATGCCACCGCCCACCGGCCCATCTCCCGCAGCATCACCGTGGCCCCCAACGGCCGCCTGCCCCTGCAGCGCCTGCCCCTGCATCGCGCCCTGTCCGACATGGGGTTGTGCGAGGAGCGCCACGCCTTCCGGGGGGTCGAGCCagcccctgtgccctgcccctcgcccggctccccgcccccctcctccgcCTCCGTCCTGCCCCCGCCCAGCTTCTCCTTCGAGCCCGGGCCAGGGGAACTGCTGGCCAGCGGGGCAGGCGAGGCCCGGGTGGGCGGCCCCCCAGACGAGCTGCTGGTGCCGCTGGGGCAGCCGGTGCCCGGCTCCTGGATGACAGTGGAGGACAACTTTGTGCTGGTGCTGGCCATTTACCAGAGCCACCTGGGGGCTGACCTCTTCACCGCCCCCTTTGCCCGCTTCGACGACGGGCTCATCCACCTCTGCTTCATCAAAGCCGGCATCTCCCGCGCCGCCCTGATCCGCCTCTTCCTGGCCATGGAGAAGGGCAGCCACTTTGAGCAGGAGTGTCCCCACCTCGTCCACGTGCCCGTCCGGGCCTTCCGCCTGGAGCCCCTCACCCACAAGGGCATCCTGACCGTGGACGGCGAGCGGGTGGAGTATGGCCCCATCCAGGGCCAAGTGCACCAGGGCCTCGCCAGACTCATCACCGGCGTCAATCGCCTCAAGATTGCCAGCGGCTAA
- the RPL18 gene encoding 60S ribosomal protein L18 isoform X2: MGVDIRHNKDRKVRRTEPKSQDIYLRLLVKLYRFLARRTSSRFNKVVLKRLFMSRTNRPPLALSRMIRKMKLPGRDNKTAVVVGTITDDIRIHNIPKLKVCALRVTQGARSRILKAGGQIMTFDQLAMAAPKGQGTVLLSGPRKGREVYRHFGKAPGTPHSHTKPYVRSKGRKFERARGRRASRGYKN, from the exons ATG GGTGTCGATATCCGACACAACAAGGACCGCAAGGTTCGCCGCACGGAGCCCAAGAGTCAGGATATCTACCTGCGCCTGCTGGTCAAG CTGTACCGCTTCCTGGCGCGCCGCACCAGCTCCCGCTTCAACAAGGTCGTCCTGAAACGCCTCTTCATGAGCCGCACCAACCGCCCGCCGCTCGCCCTCTCCCGCATG atcCGCAAGATGAAGCTCCCAGGGCGGGATAACAAGACGGCCGTGGTGGTGGGAACCATCACCGACGACATCCGCATCCACAACATCCCTAAGCTGAAG GTCTGTGCCCTGCGGGTGACCCAAGGAGCCCGCAGTCGCATCCTGAAGGCGGGGGGTCAGATCATGACCTTTGACCAGCTGGCCATGGCAGCCCCCAAGGGCCAGGGCACTGTGCTGCTCTCAG GGCCCAGGAAGGGACGCGAGGTGTACCGGCACTTTGGCAAGGCCCCCGGCACCCCCCACAGTCACACCAA gcCCTACGTGCGCTCCAAGGGGCGGAAGTTCGAGCGGGCCCGAGGCCGCCGCGCCAGCCGGGGCTACAAGAACTAA
- the LOC114021181 gene encoding uncharacterized protein LOC114021181 isoform X1, with protein sequence MLQPSPPPALQISPYSLSGAHYGPEHEVRDEAPGRAQRGARRNLLEPQRRRIRPGCRLPGEAPEDKVEAPSGIGDLVLAAELMEMAGASPCYAQHRGGTQPAVQHDHGAYGIPQEPAALGRMVRELQEMVHWQSQLLQSSQEALAASQERCQELQERSESECWALASELGQRIAALEAENRNLRCERDQLESRTRGLREELERSRSSMLHVGQKLKEQGGRARPGRFCLASIRDNGKWLRFYTGFGSAQRLAAFLAFLTEGEPRRGAEAGPPSALSPEDQLFLVLVRLRLGLLLQDLAFRFQLSEATASRYWLSWTQLMETRLAQVSPPAGPAPPEGKGPVPHSRPPSQSVPALGRDGSWRPLEGSRGIVEGLVHPSHGEEAWPRPPKGQGLPGGIGRPPKWGGGVVPPTWEGGVAWRGWSPHMRMGVARRAPRPAGQGLTLPSPSPQVPVRCSPRYVERFEPQRASRVGGVPLVVLDCAQLCFEGRGRQLYALQGCALAAPSGFLAFCCSAALPGGEGGGRAGAAPLPAGRPRGPQRPAGGGLPAGAQPGQPG encoded by the exons ATGttgcagcccagcccccctccagcGCTGCAG aTCTCCCCGTACAGCCTCTCCGGCGCCCACTACGGGCCGGAACACGAAGTGCGGGATGAGGCGCCCGGCAGAGCTCAGCGAGGCGCCCGGAGGAACCTGCTGGAGCCCCAAAGAAGGAGAATCCGTCCGGGCTGCCGGCTGCCAGGAGAGGCACCTGAGGACAAAG TGGAAGCCCCGTCTGGCATTGGGGACCTGGTTCTGGCAGCCGAGCTGATGGAGATGGCGGGGGCATCCCCCTGCTATGCCCAGCACCGGGGCGGGACCCAGCCGGCCGTGCAGCACGACCATGGGGCCTACGGCATCCCACAGGAGCCGGCCGCACTGGGCCGCATGGTGCGGGAGCTGCAGGAGAtggtgcactggcagagccagctgctgcagagctCGCAGGAGGCCCTGGCTGCCAGCCAGGAGCgctgccaggagctgcag GAGAGGTCGGAGAGCGAGTGCTGGGCGCTGGCGTCGGAGCTGGGCCAGCGGATCGCGGCGCTGGAGGCGGAGAACCGGAACCTGCGGTGCGAGCGGGACCAGCTGGAGAGCCGGACGCGGGGGCTGCGGgaggagctggagcggagccgcaGCTCGATGCTGCACGTCGGCCAGAAGCTGAAGGAGCAggggggccgggccaggccgggccggttCTGCCTGGCCAGCATCCGGGACAACGGCAAGTGGCTGCGGTTCTACACTGGCTTCGGCAGCGCCCAGCGCCTGGCCGCGTTCCTGGCCTTCCTGACTGAGGGGGAGCCGCGGCGGGGGGCCGAAGCGGGCCCCCCCAGCGCCCTGAGCCCCGAGGACCAGCTCTTCCTGGTGCTGGTGcggctgcggctggggctgctcctgcaggatctggcctttcGCTTCCAGCTCTCCGAGGCCACCGCCTCCCGCTACTGGCTCAGCTGGACCCAGCTCATGGAGACCCGGCTGGCCCAGGTGAGCCCCCCCGCGGGGCCAGCACCCCCAGAGGGAAAAGGCCCCGTACCTCATTCCCGGCCCCCGAGccagtcagtccctgccctgggacgggatgggagctggcgccccctagaggggagcAGGGGAATAGTGGAGGGACTGGTCCACCCCTCACATGGGGAGGAGGCatggccccgcccccccaaggGACAGGGGTTGCCTGGAGGGATAGGTAGGCCGCCCAAATGGGGGGGAGGTGTGGTCCCCCCCACCTGGGAAGGGGGTGTGGCCTGGAGGGGCTGGTCCCCACACATGAGAATGGGGGTGGCACGGAGGGCCCCCCGCCCCGCAGGGCAGGGCCTGAcactcccatccccctctccccaggtgCCGGTGCGGTGCAGCCCGCGCTACGTGGAGCGCTTCGAGCCGCAGCGGGCGTCCCGGGTCGGGGGCGTCCCGCTGGTGGTGCTGGACTGCGCCCAGCTCTGCTTCGAGGGCCGGGGCCGGCAGCTCTATGCCCTGCAGGGCTGTGCCCTGGCCGCCCCCAGTGGCTTCCTGGCCTTCTGCTGCAGTGCTGCCCtaccgggcggggagggggggggcagggccggggctgcCCCCCTTCCTGCGGGACGGCCCCGTGGCCCTCAGCGCCCAGCAGGGGGAGGCCTGCCTGCAGGTGCTCAGCCTGGCCAGCCTGGCTGA